Proteins from a genomic interval of Musa acuminata AAA Group cultivar baxijiao chromosome BXJ1-9, Cavendish_Baxijiao_AAA, whole genome shotgun sequence:
- the LOC103998049 gene encoding uncharacterized protein LOC103998049 codes for MPTSMRRGAFSSFAITLVKREGRIEENHATDPPNRRSPNPVRHRRDTTARRIPLAPPSRPLPPCHRPTACPSSVATRPATIDVPAPRYLPWFGLIWVFVDRIRVLVLSSSALAMDGSDCDGDARTFKVNFTTDGLAKLRERVKEKLKEFMGDYTDDTLAEYVVVLLRNGRRKDEARKELNVFLGDDSATFVSWLWDHLSSNICWYVQQEQSFPHEVPKSNTSLNELSGRHNSQQEHLAQNVLSDSGDVREKSSKVSRIHHSREWKEVAQDDHKIFPLRSVVTNIFRPEDRTQRPNNSRRSRSPRPQVQRKRNRDDEHLLTKRDSASHSVIDAPRRLLQFAVRDAVRTVQQLDSRSEPALKRLRSVVSTSTTDSLLEKRSQRITSGSRVPGALSMALKAVAEAVEDVNKARCSSSVFDRLGHDRSMTEPVNELSDTTAQEVEYRDSEDNNRVPELDHSDHPSRSEYDEEFDGNLTILGQETETAAPAYASNNDKHNIVKNVSLHDLGASQSASSANRENKSVIVEYSIAQEPDEILRQRRLMDQEPFASSAAMTSNKSLNISVNVNTWKSPHYQVSRDAAEVENRAAVGKSKNVGNQNVRLPKENDVSSAQNVKAMELADVQQESQKPASAQGSYTTGRPLVDGDSRTLFVGNVHFAATKDTLSRHFNKFGDVLKVIIINDAATGQPTGSAYVEFLKKESADLALSLNGTSFMSRILKVVRRSSHEAAPMICWPRVSRASSFASRLGRIPYPRVVGAFPVRLPIKTGARSLQWKRDSSAIQPGEVAKSSLTSGNNILSPTARSLTYRRTESKSDGTSGTA; via the exons ATGCCAACGTCGATGCGAAGGGGGGCATTCTCGTCATTCGCAATCACCCTCGTTAAAAGGGAAGGGAGGATCGAGGAAAACCACGCCACCGACCCTCCCAACCGAAGGAGCCCTAATCCCGTCCGTCACCGCCGCGACACAACTGCGCGTCGCATTCCACTCGCACCGCCCTCGCGTCCACTGCCTCCGTGCCACCGGCCCACCGCCTGCCCCTCGTCGGTTGCCACACGCCCTGCCACCATCGACGTTCCGGCCCCGCGCTACCTTCCATGGTTCGGTTTGATTTGGGTTTTTGTCGATCGAATTAGGGTTTTGGTGCTCTCCTCTTCTGCCTTGGCCATGGACGGTTCCGATTGCGACGGCGATGCTCGGACGTTTAAGGTCAATTTCACTACGGATGGCTTGGCGAAGCTGcgtgagagggtgaaggagaagctcaaggagttTATGGGCGATTACACTGATGACACGCTCGCT GAATATGTTGTTGTCTTACTCAGGAATGGACGTCGCAAAGATGAGGCTAGGAAGGAACTCAATGTGTTCTTGGGGGATGACAGTGCTACTTTTGTGTCCTG GTTATGGGATCACCTCTCGTCAAATATCTGCTGGTATGTGCAGCAGGAACAATCTTTTCCTCATGAAGTGCCTAAGTCTAACACTTCATTGAATGAACTGTCTGGAAGACACAATTCGCAGCAGGAGCATTTGGCTCAGAATGTGCTCTCAGATTCTGGTGATGTCAGAGAAAAGTCATCTAAAGTTTCTAGAATTCATCACAGTAGAGAATGGAAAGAAGTAGCTCAGGATGATCATAAAATATTTCCTCTTCGTAGTGTTGTGACCAATATTTTTCGTCCAGAGGACAGAACACAGAGACCTAATAATTCTAGACGGTCGCGATCTCCTAGACCTCAGGTTCAGAGAAAGCGAAACCGAGATGATGAGCATCTATTAACAAAG CGAGACTCAGCTTCCCATTCAGTAATTGATGCTCCACGCCGGCTTCTTCAATTTGCCGTTCGAGATGCTGTAAGGACCGTGCAACAGTTGGACTCAAGAAGTGAGCCAGCTTTAAAGAGGCTTCGTTCTGTAGTATCAACATCCACAACAGATTCTTTGCTAGAAAAAAGATCCCAAAGAATAACATCAGGGTCAAGAGTGCCAGGTGCCTTATCAATGGCACTCAAAGCTGTTGCTGAAGCTGTCGAAGATGTAAACAAGGCTAGATGTTCTAGTAGTGTTTTTGATAGATTGGGTCATGACAGAAGTATGACAGAGCCTGTTAATGAGTTATCAGATACAACAGCACAAGAGGTTGAATACAGGGATTCTGAAGATAATAATCGAGTTCCTGAACTGGATCATTCAGATCATCCTTCCAGGAGTGAGTATGATGAAGAGTTTGATGGTAACCTGACCATATTAGGTCAGGAGACTGAAACAGCTGCTCCTGCCTATGCTTCAAATAATGATAAACACAACATTGTCAAAAATGTTAGCCTGCATGATTTGGGTGCTTCTCAAAGTGCTTCCTCTGCTAATAGAGAAAACAAATCAGTTATTGTAGAGTATAGCATTGCACAGGAACCTGATGAAATATTAAGGCAAAGAAGGTTGATGGATCAGGAACCATTTGCTAGTTCAGCAGCAATGACATCTAATAAGTCTCTGAATATTTCTGTTAATGTAAATACTTGGAAATCTCCCCATTATCAAGTGTCTAGGGATGCTGCAGAAGTGGAGAATAGAGCAGCTGTGGGAAAGAGCAAAAATGTAGGAAACCAGAATGTTAGGCTTCCAAAGGAGAATGATGTTTCTTCTGCGCAGAATGTAAAA GCAATGGAACTTGCAGATGTCCAACAGGAGTCTCAGAAGCCTGCATCAGCACAAG GTTCTTATACTACTGGCCGCCCTTTGGTGGATGGTGATTCTCGAACTCTATTCGTTGGCAAT GTCCACTTTGCTGCTACTAAAGACACACTTTCTCGCCATTTCAATAAATTTGGGGATGTGCTTAAAGTAATTATCATCAATGATGCTGCAACCGGTCAGCCTACTGG GTCAGCATATGTTGAGTTCCTAAAGAAAGAATCTGCAGATCTGGCATTGTCACTGAATGGCACATCATTCATGTCCCGGATCCTAAAG GTTGTTCGCAGAAGCTCTCATGAAGCTGCTCCAATGATATGTTGGCCACGGGTATCCCGAGCATCTTCATTTGCTTCTAGACTTGGTAGGATACCATATCCAAGGGTTGTTGGTGCCTTTCCAGTGCGCCTTCCAATCAAAACTGGTGCCAGGAGTTTACAGTGGAAGCGTGACTCTTCAGCTATTCAACCTGGCGAGGTGGCAAAATCTTCACTAACATCTGGAAACAATATCCTTTCTCCAACAGCAAGGAGTCTCACCTATAGACGGACTGAATCTAAATCTGATGGGACTTCTGGTACTGCATAG
- the LOC135594272 gene encoding transcription factor MYB1-like isoform X1 → MCSKVVYKSLYRRECDRKARREMGRRPCCSKEGLNRGAWSAREDQILTDYITTHGEGKWRDLPESAGLKRCGKSCRLRWLNYLRPDIKRGNITEDEENLIVRLHALLGNRWSLIAGRLPGRTDNEIKNYWNTYLGKKASPQLCIRGSSRRKENKKGETSVEEVKARDGQPSQVIRTTAVRCNKVYLPSLREEMLALSIFLRTSTWMNSFRASRMMASCNDVLTKPTTTATSTRYGSATPCSKMREKVLAARNRMQPLSLKAWLLRWILQKASKRINGGRSKGLLGVTHFHFMSDAFMCWTIKVIIPLLRLLG, encoded by the exons ATGTGCTCCAAGGTGGTCTATAAGTCCTTGTATCGGCGTGAATGTGATCGGAAAGCGAGGAGAGAGATGGGGAGAAGGCCTTGTTGCTCCAAGGAGGGACTCAACAGAGGAGCGTGGTCTGCTCGAGAAGACCAGATCCTTACTGACTACATTACGACACATGGCGAGGGTAAGTGGCGAGACCTCCCCGAGAGTGCAG GGTTGAAAAGGTGCGGTAAAAGCTGCAGGCTCCGGTGGCTGAACTACTTGAGGCCGGACATCAAGAGAGGCAACATCACGGAAGATGAAGAGAACCTCATCGTCAGGCTCCATGCACTTCTGGGAAATAG ATGGTCGCTCATAGCAGGCAGATTACCGGGGAGAACCGACAATgaaatcaagaactactggaacacgtACCTCGGCAAGAAAGCGTCGCCTCAGCTCTGCATCAGAGGATCATCAAGACGGAAGGAAAACAAGAAAGGAGAGACGTCGGTAGAAGAAGTGAAGGCAAGGGATGGGCAACCGAGTCAGGTGATTCGGACCACGGCTGTGAGGTGCAACAAGGTCTACCTCCCATCGCTACGAGAAGAG ATGCTGGCCCTGTCGATTTTCTTGCGGACTTCGACATGGATGAACTCATTTCGAGCTTCGAGGATGATGGCCTCTTGCAacgatgtattgacgaagcccacGACGACGGCAACTTCAACTCGCTATGGTTCTGCGACGCCATGCAGCAAGATGCGAGAGAAGGTACTGGCTGCCCGGAATCGCATGCAGCCTTTGAGCTTGAAAGCTTGGCTTCTCCGATGGATTCTGCAGAAGGCGAGCAAAAGAATTAATGGAGGTCGAAGCAAAGGTCTCTTGGGAGTCACCCATTTCCACTTTATGTCGGATGCATTCATGTGTTGGACCATAAAAGTAATAATCCCCCTTCTTCGGCTCCTCGGATAA
- the LOC135594272 gene encoding transcription factor MYB1-like isoform X2, whose protein sequence is MCSKVVYKSLYRRECDRKARREMGRRPCCSKEGLNRGAWSAREDQILTDYITTHGEGKWRDLPESAGLKRCGKSCRLRWLNYLRPDIKRGNITEDEENLIVRLHALLGNRWSLIAGRLPGRTDNEIKNYWNTYLGKKASPQLCIRGSSRRKENKKGETSVEEVKARDGQPSQVIRTTAVRCNKVYLPSLREEVLPTDNYHSYELTHHNESPSSLVLRDAGPVDFLADFDMDELISSFEDDGLLQRCIDEAHDDGNFNSLWFCDAMQQDAREGTGCPESHAAFELESLASPMDSAEGEQKN, encoded by the exons ATGTGCTCCAAGGTGGTCTATAAGTCCTTGTATCGGCGTGAATGTGATCGGAAAGCGAGGAGAGAGATGGGGAGAAGGCCTTGTTGCTCCAAGGAGGGACTCAACAGAGGAGCGTGGTCTGCTCGAGAAGACCAGATCCTTACTGACTACATTACGACACATGGCGAGGGTAAGTGGCGAGACCTCCCCGAGAGTGCAG GGTTGAAAAGGTGCGGTAAAAGCTGCAGGCTCCGGTGGCTGAACTACTTGAGGCCGGACATCAAGAGAGGCAACATCACGGAAGATGAAGAGAACCTCATCGTCAGGCTCCATGCACTTCTGGGAAATAG ATGGTCGCTCATAGCAGGCAGATTACCGGGGAGAACCGACAATgaaatcaagaactactggaacacgtACCTCGGCAAGAAAGCGTCGCCTCAGCTCTGCATCAGAGGATCATCAAGACGGAAGGAAAACAAGAAAGGAGAGACGTCGGTAGAAGAAGTGAAGGCAAGGGATGGGCAACCGAGTCAGGTGATTCGGACCACGGCTGTGAGGTGCAACAAGGTCTACCTCCCATCGCTACGAGAAGAGGTACTACCGACCGATAATTACCATAGCTATGAGCTTACTCACCACAATGAGAGCCCGTCTTCGTTGGTCCTTCGAGATGCTGGCCCTGTCGATTTTCTTGCGGACTTCGACATGGATGAACTCATTTCGAGCTTCGAGGATGATGGCCTCTTGCAacgatgtattgacgaagcccacGACGACGGCAACTTCAACTCGCTATGGTTCTGCGACGCCATGCAGCAAGATGCGAGAGAAGGTACTGGCTGCCCGGAATCGCATGCAGCCTTTGAGCTTGAAAGCTTGGCTTCTCCGATGGATTCTGCAGAAGGCGAGCAAAAGAATTAA
- the LOC135594271 gene encoding protein BIG GRAIN 1-like, producing the protein MERCSRSKNPSFSSSLLDAIYRSMDDEHGDKSHRRAPGRSSNHKKQAEQPTVAPSTDHCHYRPSVTEYHRRSVPPTSSSSSSSSSSSSASSTTPTAATTSSSSAGFSSSSDVESIRSDRIPRPDLLDPGKKKKKSKCGSIRTGLRSLRKSREPASATVAGSSPASPGARLASFLNALFASAGSPKKPKIPIPAAASVAAAAGGGGEDSARSSSTSSCRRSCLSKTPTAADRRRASGADAGKRSVRFYPVSVIVDEDSQPCGHKRLQDDAGNTAAPVSARVEELLRAAGAGAEVEAEEEGDGDGSESSSDLFELENLTVMMRGGRFRNELPVYETTDPHTNRAIAHGLIH; encoded by the coding sequence atgGAGCGATGTAGCCGATCGAAGAACCCGTCGTTCTCCTCGTCTCTGCTCGACGCCATCTACCGCTCCATGGACGATGAGCACGGCGATAAGAGCCACCGGAGAGCACCCGGCCGTTCCTCCAACCACAAGAAGCAAGCGGAGCAACCCACGGTGGCACCCTCCACCGATCACTGCCATTACCGACCCAGCGTCACCGAATACCACCGCCGCAGCGTCCCTCCCACTtccagctcctcctcctcctcctcctcctcctcctcagcttCCTCCACCACACCCACCGCCGCCACCACAAGCAGCAGCTCCGCCGGCTTCTCCTCGTCGTCCGACGTCGAGTCCATCCGATCGGACCGCATCCCTCGGCCCGATCTCCTGGACCcggggaaaaagaagaagaaatccaaGTGCGGATCGATCCGTACCGGGCTCCGGAGTCTGAGGAAGAGCAGGGAGCCCGCCTCGGCTACGGTGGCAGGATCGTCGCCGGCGTCTCCAGGAGCGCGGCTTGCGAGCTTCCTCAACGCGCTGTTCGCCTCCGCGGGGAGCCCCAAGAAACCCAAGATACCTATTCCCGCCGCTGCGTCGGTGGCGGCCGCGGCAGGTGGAGGTGGGGAGGACTCGGCGCGCTCGTCTTCCACGTCCAGTTGCAGGCGCTCGTGTCTGAGCAAAACGCCAACGGCGGCGGACCGGCGGCGGGCGTCGGGGGCCGATGCGGGGAAGCGGTCGGTGCGGTTCTACCCGGTAAGCGTGATCGTCGACGAGGACTCCCAGCCCTGCGGCCACAAGCGCCTCCAGGACGACGCGGGCAATACGGCGGCGCCGGTGTCGGCGAGGGTGGAGGAGCTGCTGAGGgcggcgggggcgggggcggAGGTGGAGGCAGAGGAGGAGGGCGACGGCGACGGAAGCGAGTCGAGCTCGGATCTGTTTGAGTTGGAGAATCTGACGGTTATGATGCGCGGTGGACGGTTCCGCAATGAGCTACCCGTGTATGAGACCACCGACCCTCACACTAATCGCGCCATCGCTCACGgtttgatccattag
- the LOC103998167 gene encoding oryzain gamma chain, with translation MAAARFLLLLVGAFLLFSWARADHNPILLVTDRARSLDSSLFAGVLGRTHDALRFARFARRYGKSYGSAEEILKRFAVFSESLELIRSTNRKGLPYRLGINQFADMTWEEFRASRLGAAQNCSATLKGNHRMTDEALPETKDWRDDGIVSPVKNQGHCGSCWTFSTTGALEAAHTQATGKSVSLSEQQLVDCANAFNNFGCNGGLPSQAFEYIKYNGGLDTEESYPYRGVNGVCQYKPEKVGVKVLDSVNITLGAEDELKHAVGVVRPVSVAFEVVNGFRLYKGGVYTSDTCGKTPMDVNHAVLAVGYGVENGVPYWLIKNSWGEDWGVDGYFKMEMGKNMCGVSTCASYPIVAA, from the exons ATGGCGGCTGCTCGTTTCCTCTTGCTCCTCGTCGGCGCCTTCCTCCTCTTTTCCTGGGCACGTGCTGATCACAACCCCATCCTGCTCGTCACGGACCGCGCGCGCTCGCTCGACTCGTCCCTCTTCGCTGGTGTTCTCGGCCGCACGCATGACGCCCTCCGCTTCGCCCGCTTCGCCCGAAG GTACGGGAAGTCTTACGGCAGCGCGGAGGAGATTCTGAAGCGGTTCGCGGTGTTCTCGGAGAGCTTGGAGTTGATCCGGTCCACCAACAGGAAGGGACTACCGTACCGGCTCGGGATCAACC AGTTCGCGGATATGACCTGGGAGGAGTTCCGGGCGAGCCGGCTCGGGGCGGCTCAGAACTGCTCCGCGACGCTGAAGGGGAACCACCGGATGACCGACGAGGCGCTGCCGGAGACG AAAGATTGGAGAGATGATGGGATAGTGAGCCCAGTGAAAAATCAAGGACACTGTGGATCTTGTTGGACTTTCAG CACGACCGGAGCACTGGAAGCAGCCCACACGCAGGCGACAGGAAAGAGTGTATCCCTGTCGGAGCAGCAGCTGGTTGACTGTGCCAACGCTTTCAATAACTTTGGGTGCAACGGAGGATTGCCCTCTCAAGCTTTCGAGTACATCAAGTACAACGGTGGTCTGGACACCGAGGAATCATACCCTTATCGAGGAGTTAATGGCGTATGTCAATACAAACCAGAGAAAGTTGGGGTGAAGGTTTTAGACTCCGTCAATATTACACTG GGTGCCGAGGATGAACTGAAGCACGCGGTGGGAGTCGTTCGTCCAGTTAGTGTTGCTTTCGAGGTGGTGAATGGTTTCAGGCTGTACAAGGGAGGAGTCTACACCAGTGACACTTGTGGCAAGACTCCCATG GATGTAAACCATGCTGTTCTAGCTGTGGGTTATGGAGTGGAGAATGGCGTTCCGTATTGGCTGATTAAGAACTCATGGGGCGAAGACTGGGGTGTGGATGGTTACTTCAAGATGGAAATGGGGAAGAACATGTGTG GTGTGTCAACTTGTGCTTCCTACCCTATCGTTGCTGCGTAG